In one Halofilum ochraceum genomic region, the following are encoded:
- a CDS encoding LON peptidase substrate-binding domain-containing protein — translation MSDNAMIERLPLFPLSTPALPGGRLALRVFEARYLDMISECMRNDSGFGICLIRRGGEAGEPALPYGTGTEVRIIDWDRQPDGLLGITVEGVHKIRVHELAVEQNQLVVGRAERLPPEPAEPVPERFAPLVQILGQLLRQLEGIIQYDDPQWDDAAWVGGRLTELLPLNDRVRQYLIELDNPTARLEELRQALK, via the coding sequence ATGAGTGACAACGCAATGATCGAGCGCCTGCCGCTGTTCCCGCTGTCCACCCCCGCGTTGCCGGGCGGGCGTCTGGCACTGCGCGTGTTCGAGGCGCGCTATCTCGACATGATCAGTGAGTGCATGCGCAACGACAGCGGTTTCGGCATCTGCCTCATCCGCCGCGGCGGCGAGGCCGGCGAACCGGCCCTCCCGTACGGCACCGGTACCGAAGTGCGCATCATCGACTGGGATCGCCAGCCCGACGGCCTGCTCGGTATCACCGTCGAGGGCGTCCACAAGATCCGCGTGCATGAACTCGCGGTGGAGCAGAATCAGCTGGTGGTCGGGCGCGCCGAACGCCTCCCGCCCGAGCCCGCCGAGCCGGTACCGGAGCGCTTCGCGCCGCTGGTGCAGATCCTCGGCCAGCTCCTGCGCCAGCTCGAAGGCATCATCCAGTACGACGATCCTCAGTGGGACGACGCCGCCTGGGTGGGCGGGCGCCTGACGGAGTTGCTGCCGCTCAACGACCGGGTGCGCCAGTATCTGATCGAACTCGACAACCCGACCGCGCGGCTGGAGGAGTTGCGGCAGGCGCTGAAGTAG
- the argA gene encoding amino-acid N-acetyltransferase: MNDSADPNGHLAWFRNASPYIHAHRGRTFVLAFGGEAVEETDFTALIHDIALLARLGVRLVLVHGARPQIERRLATAGIEPHYHGGLRITAEADLPLVCEATGRVRYEIEATLSTGLPNTPMAGAGIRVTGGNYVTARPWGVHEGVDHQHTGVVRRVDGEAITGALDRGEIVLLSPLGYSATGEIFNLHAEDIATEVAVALRAEKLLFLMEEAGVTDEHGDVVSRLTPAGADSYFADDALSAEVGRHLASAATAVRRGVRRVHLVARGDGALLAELYTRDGTGTLVTAETYEGLRQARVEDVGGILDLIEPLEAEGALVRRSREQLELEIDHFIVIERDGTIIACAALYPQPDGVSAEVACVAVHDDYRGGGRGRQVLDWIEQHAAERGLQRVFVLSTRTMHWFRERGYEPGDVDTLPDERQALYNWQRNSKVFVKTLG, encoded by the coding sequence ATGAACGACAGCGCCGACCCCAACGGCCACCTCGCGTGGTTCCGCAACGCCTCCCCGTACATCCATGCCCACCGTGGACGTACCTTCGTGCTCGCCTTCGGCGGCGAGGCGGTCGAGGAAACCGACTTTACCGCCCTGATCCACGACATCGCGCTGCTGGCCCGGCTTGGCGTGCGCCTGGTGCTGGTCCACGGTGCCCGCCCGCAGATCGAGCGCCGTCTCGCGACCGCGGGTATCGAGCCGCACTATCATGGCGGTCTGCGCATCACGGCCGAGGCCGACCTGCCACTCGTGTGCGAGGCGACCGGCCGGGTGCGTTACGAGATCGAGGCCACCCTGTCGACCGGGCTGCCGAACACGCCCATGGCGGGGGCCGGTATCCGCGTCACCGGCGGCAACTACGTGACGGCACGCCCGTGGGGCGTGCATGAGGGCGTGGATCATCAGCACACGGGCGTCGTCCGGCGGGTCGACGGCGAGGCGATCACGGGCGCCCTCGATCGCGGCGAGATCGTCCTGCTCTCGCCGCTGGGCTACTCCGCCACCGGCGAGATCTTCAACCTGCACGCCGAGGACATCGCCACCGAAGTCGCGGTGGCGCTGCGCGCGGAGAAGCTGCTGTTCCTGATGGAGGAGGCCGGCGTAACCGACGAACACGGTGATGTGGTCTCGCGCCTGACACCGGCCGGGGCCGACAGCTACTTCGCCGACGATGCGCTGTCGGCCGAGGTCGGCCGTCACCTGGCCAGCGCCGCGACGGCGGTGCGCCGCGGCGTACGGCGCGTCCACCTGGTCGCGCGCGGCGACGGCGCCCTGCTCGCCGAGCTCTATACCCGCGATGGCACCGGCACGCTGGTCACCGCGGAGACCTACGAGGGCCTGCGTCAGGCCCGCGTGGAAGACGTCGGCGGCATCCTCGACCTGATCGAACCGCTCGAGGCCGAGGGCGCGCTCGTGCGCCGTTCACGCGAGCAGCTGGAGCTCGAGATCGATCATTTCATCGTCATCGAACGCGACGGCACCATCATCGCCTGCGCCGCGCTCTACCCGCAGCCCGACGGCGTCAGCGCCGAAGTCGCCTGCGTCGCCGTGCACGACGACTACCGGGGCGGCGGGCGCGGCCGCCAGGTCCTCGACTGGATCGAGCAGCACGCCGCCGAGCGGGGCCTGCAGCGGGTGTTCGTGCTGTCGACGCGCACCATGCACTGGTTCCGCGAACGCGGCTACGAACCGGGCGATGTCGACACGCTGCCGGACGAACGCCAGGCGCTCTACAACTGGCAGCGGAACTCGAAGGTGTTCGTGAAAACGCTGGGCTGA
- the ilvD gene encoding dihydroxy-acid dehydratase, translating into MAQQKKTRRNADPRRFSSIVVDGPERAASRAMLRAVGFSEDDFEKPQIGIASTWGMMTPCNMHIDGLADAAVEGADEAGAKGVLFNTISVSDGISMGTEGMKYSLVSREVIADSIETVTGCEGFDGLVAIGGCDKNMPGCMIGLARMNRPAIFVYGGTIMPGCYKNKDVDVVSVFESVGQEAKGQITSDERLEVEKCAIPGAGSCGGMYTANTMASAIEALGMSLPESSAQAAISEDKKADCRRAGAAVLELIKNDIRPRDIMTKNAFRNAITVVIALGGSTNAVLHLLAMAHAAGVNLKIDEFTRIGKKVPVLADLRPSGRFMMTDLIRIGGIQPLMKMLLDRGLLHGDCLTVTGKTLAENLADVQPYPEGQEVIADFDHPHKKDSHLRILYGNLAPDGAVAKITGKEGTRFSGRAKVYRSEEKALRGILDGKVKAGDVVVIRDEGPVGGPGMREMLSPTSAIMGRGLGNDVALITDGRFSGGSHGFVVGHITPEAAVGGPIAAVKNGDTITIDAETNEIKLHITQKELKARLKEWTPPRPKYRRGVLAKYAKLVNSASLGAVTDADE; encoded by the coding sequence ATGGCTCAGCAGAAAAAAACGCGCCGCAACGCCGATCCGAGGCGTTTTTCGTCGATCGTGGTCGATGGCCCCGAGCGGGCCGCCAGCCGCGCCATGCTGCGCGCCGTCGGGTTCAGCGAGGACGATTTCGAGAAACCGCAGATCGGCATCGCCTCCACCTGGGGCATGATGACGCCGTGCAACATGCATATCGACGGCCTGGCGGATGCCGCGGTCGAAGGCGCCGACGAGGCCGGTGCGAAGGGCGTACTGTTCAACACGATCTCCGTGTCCGACGGCATCTCGATGGGCACCGAGGGCATGAAGTACTCGCTCGTCTCGCGCGAGGTGATCGCCGACTCGATCGAGACCGTCACCGGCTGCGAGGGCTTCGACGGCCTGGTCGCCATCGGCGGCTGCGACAAGAACATGCCCGGCTGCATGATCGGCCTGGCGCGCATGAACCGGCCGGCTATCTTCGTCTACGGCGGCACCATCATGCCGGGCTGTTACAAGAACAAGGACGTGGACGTCGTCTCGGTGTTCGAGTCGGTCGGCCAGGAGGCCAAGGGCCAGATCACCTCGGACGAGCGCCTCGAGGTCGAGAAGTGCGCCATTCCGGGCGCCGGCTCCTGCGGCGGCATGTACACCGCGAACACCATGGCCTCGGCGATCGAGGCGCTGGGCATGTCCCTGCCCGAGAGCTCCGCGCAGGCGGCGATCTCCGAGGACAAGAAAGCGGACTGCCGGCGCGCCGGCGCGGCCGTGCTTGAGCTCATCAAAAACGATATCCGCCCGCGCGACATCATGACGAAGAACGCGTTCCGCAACGCGATCACCGTCGTGATCGCGCTCGGCGGTTCCACCAACGCCGTGCTGCACCTGCTGGCGATGGCGCACGCGGCGGGCGTGAACCTCAAGATCGACGAGTTCACACGGATCGGCAAGAAGGTGCCGGTGCTGGCCGACCTGCGCCCGAGCGGCCGTTTCATGATGACCGACCTGATCCGCATCGGCGGCATCCAGCCACTGATGAAGATGCTTCTCGACCGCGGCCTGCTGCACGGCGACTGCCTGACCGTGACCGGAAAAACGCTCGCGGAAAATCTCGCGGACGTGCAGCCGTATCCGGAAGGCCAGGAAGTGATCGCCGACTTCGACCATCCGCACAAGAAGGACAGCCACCTGCGCATCCTGTACGGCAACTTGGCACCCGACGGCGCGGTCGCGAAAATCACCGGCAAGGAGGGCACGCGTTTCTCCGGCCGGGCGAAGGTCTATCGCTCCGAGGAGAAGGCGCTGCGCGGCATCCTCGACGGCAAGGTGAAAGCCGGCGACGTCGTCGTCATCCGCGACGAGGGGCCGGTCGGCGGCCCGGGCATGCGCGAGATGCTCTCGCCGACCTCGGCCATCATGGGCCGCGGCCTCGGCAACGACGTTGCCCTGATCACCGACGGGCGCTTCTCCGGCGGCAGTCACGGCTTCGTGGTCGGCCACATCACGCCGGAAGCGGCAGTCGGCGGCCCCATCGCGGCGGTAAAAAACGGCGACACGATCACGATCGATGCCGAGACCAACGAGATAAAGCTCCACATCACGCAGAAGGAACTCAAGGCGCGCCTGAAGGAGTGGACGCCGCCGCGGCCGAAGTACCGGCGCGGTGTACTGGCGAAGTACGCCAAGCTGGTCAACTCGGCCTCGCTCGGCGCGGTCACGGACGCCGACGAATGA
- the argE gene encoding acetylornithine deacetylase, protein MTANGNCPSLRSMIERLIACDTVSSSADPNLDHSNRPVIDLIAEWAEGLGFRTELFEVRGEKDKYNLVATLGEGPGGLVLGGHADTVPWDAHRWTIDPFRATERDGRLYGLGSCDMKSFLALSVEAARRFAPSQPARPLHLVVTADEETTMSGARALAAGGVLEAEAAVIGEPTMLKPVRMHKGIFFDRVRLVGCAGHSSDPAYGNSAIDGMHTVMSALYELRAELAAKHRNDAFRVPGPTLNLGAIHGGDNPNRICGECALSYDLRILPDMDLDEQRQAVRDRIRAAVADTGLDVHFETLFTGTPPAETAADAPIVRAAEDLTGETARAVAFGTEAAFYQRAGMDVVILGPGSIAQAHQPDEFVALEQLDAGVELLGGLIGRFCGDADTTRTRQAG, encoded by the coding sequence ATGACCGCGAACGGCAACTGTCCGTCGCTGCGCTCGATGATCGAGCGGCTGATCGCCTGCGACACCGTCAGCAGTTCGGCCGACCCGAACCTCGATCACAGCAACCGGCCGGTCATCGACCTGATCGCCGAGTGGGCGGAGGGCCTCGGTTTCCGCACGGAGCTGTTCGAGGTCCGGGGCGAGAAGGACAAATACAACCTCGTCGCGACCCTCGGTGAAGGGCCGGGCGGGCTGGTCCTGGGCGGCCATGCCGATACGGTGCCGTGGGATGCGCATCGCTGGACCATCGACCCGTTCCGCGCCACCGAGCGCGATGGTCGGCTTTACGGTCTGGGCAGTTGCGACATGAAATCCTTCCTCGCGCTGTCGGTGGAGGCGGCGCGCCGGTTCGCGCCATCGCAACCGGCGCGGCCGCTGCACCTGGTGGTGACCGCGGACGAGGAGACCACCATGTCCGGCGCCCGCGCGCTGGCGGCCGGCGGCGTACTGGAGGCCGAGGCGGCCGTGATCGGTGAGCCCACGATGCTCAAACCGGTCCGCATGCACAAAGGCATTTTCTTCGACCGGGTCCGCCTGGTCGGGTGTGCCGGCCACTCGAGTGATCCGGCTTACGGCAACAGCGCGATCGACGGCATGCACACGGTCATGAGCGCGCTGTACGAACTGCGCGCGGAACTCGCCGCGAAGCATCGCAACGACGCGTTCCGGGTCCCCGGCCCGACACTCAACCTCGGCGCCATACACGGCGGCGACAACCCGAACCGGATCTGCGGCGAATGCGCGCTGTCCTACGATCTGCGCATCCTGCCGGACATGGATCTCGATGAGCAGCGTCAGGCCGTCCGCGACCGCATCCGCGCGGCCGTCGCCGACACAGGGCTCGACGTCCACTTCGAAACCCTGTTCACCGGCACACCGCCGGCCGAGACGGCAGCGGACGCGCCGATCGTGCGCGCGGCGGAGGACCTGACGGGCGAGACCGCGCGCGCCGTGGCCTTCGGGACCGAGGCCGCGTTCTACCAGCGGGCCGGCATGGACGTGGTGATCCTCGGGCCCGGGAGCATCGCCCAGGCCCACCAGCCGGACGAGTTCGTCGCGCTTGAACAGCTCGACGCGGGCGTGGAACTGCTCGGCGGGCTGATCGGCCGCTTCTGCGGGGATGCCGACACGACCAGAACCCGGCAAGCGGGCTGA
- a CDS encoding flavin prenyltransferase UbiX, with product MSAPPRIALALTGASGVQYALRLLGCLLDAGCHVYLLVSRPAHVVIGMDTDLSVPGRAADMQRFFEQRHADAPGTLEVLGMEQWTAPIASGSGAPNAMVICPCTTGTLASVAGGLCTSLLERAADVVLKERRRLIVMPREMPFSEIHLENMLRLARMGAVIMPPNPGFYNHPQSVDDLVDFVVARILDHLDIEQTLTPRWGLEHE from the coding sequence ATGAGTGCGCCGCCCCGCATCGCCCTCGCGCTGACCGGCGCCTCCGGCGTGCAGTACGCCCTGCGCCTGCTGGGCTGTCTGCTCGATGCCGGCTGCCACGTGTACCTGCTGGTATCGCGCCCGGCGCATGTCGTGATCGGCATGGATACCGATCTGAGCGTGCCCGGCCGCGCGGCCGACATGCAGCGATTTTTCGAGCAGCGCCATGCCGATGCCCCGGGCACGCTCGAGGTGCTCGGCATGGAGCAGTGGACCGCCCCGATCGCCTCCGGCTCCGGTGCGCCCAATGCCATGGTGATCTGCCCCTGTACGACGGGGACGCTCGCCTCGGTGGCCGGCGGCCTGTGCACCAGCCTGCTCGAGCGGGCCGCGGACGTCGTGCTCAAGGAACGCCGGCGCCTGATCGTCATGCCGCGCGAGATGCCCTTCTCGGAGATCCATCTCGAGAACATGCTGCGCCTGGCGCGCATGGGTGCGGTCATCATGCCGCCCAATCCGGGGTTTTATAATCACCCGCAGAGCGTCGACGATCTCGTCGATTTCGTCGTCGCCCGTATCCTCGATCACCTGGACATCGAACAGACGTTGACGCCGCGCTGGGGCCTCGAACATGAGTGA
- the mpl gene encoding UDP-N-acetylmuramate:L-alanyl-gamma-D-glutamyl-meso-diaminopimelate ligase yields the protein MHVHVLGICGTFMGGLAQLAAARGDRVTGADSGVYPPMSDQLEAAGIDLVEGWDPAQLSPAPDLVVVGNALSRGNPAVEAVLERGLPYTSGPAWLREHVLRDRHVVAVAGTHGKTTTASMVAHVLAEAGLEPGFLIGGVPAGFGVSARLGEGRPFVVEADEYDSAFFDKRSKFVHYGPRTLVLNNLEFDHADIFDDLAAIQRQFHHLVRTVPGNGRILSHAGDAALEAVLDQGCWTPVERFAPDTFEGSADWRAADVTADGSGFDVRGPDGARGRVEWSLLGRHNVANGLAAVAAARHAGADVGAACAALSAFGGVRRRLEVRGTPNGITVYDDFAHHPTAIATTLSGLRARVGGARIIAALDLASNSMRMGVHSAGLADALGAADRVYLLASRPLDWDPRTLVESDSERVSIFESAAALAARIAAEACPGDHVLLMSNSGFGGLPAALPEQLAGHAREGADGA from the coding sequence ATGCACGTCCATGTCCTCGGCATCTGCGGCACCTTCATGGGCGGGCTCGCGCAGCTCGCCGCGGCCCGCGGGGATCGCGTGACCGGTGCCGACAGCGGCGTGTACCCGCCGATGAGCGACCAGCTCGAGGCCGCGGGGATCGATCTGGTCGAGGGCTGGGATCCCGCCCAGCTGTCGCCGGCGCCCGATCTCGTCGTGGTCGGTAACGCGCTGAGCCGGGGCAACCCGGCCGTGGAGGCGGTGCTCGAGCGCGGACTCCCGTACACCTCGGGCCCGGCCTGGCTGCGCGAGCACGTGCTGCGCGATCGCCATGTGGTTGCCGTCGCGGGCACCCACGGCAAGACGACGACGGCGAGCATGGTGGCCCATGTCCTCGCCGAAGCGGGCCTGGAGCCGGGATTCCTCATTGGCGGCGTGCCCGCCGGTTTCGGTGTCTCGGCCCGCCTCGGGGAGGGGCGGCCGTTCGTGGTCGAGGCGGACGAGTACGACAGCGCCTTCTTCGACAAGCGCTCGAAATTCGTCCACTACGGGCCGCGAACCCTCGTACTCAATAATCTCGAGTTCGATCACGCGGATATCTTCGACGATCTGGCCGCGATCCAGCGTCAGTTCCATCATCTCGTGCGGACCGTGCCGGGCAACGGGCGGATCCTGAGCCATGCGGGCGATGCGGCCCTCGAAGCGGTGCTCGACCAGGGGTGCTGGACACCGGTCGAGCGGTTCGCGCCGGACACCTTCGAAGGGAGCGCTGACTGGCGGGCAGCGGACGTTACGGCCGACGGCAGTGGCTTTGATGTGCGCGGCCCCGATGGCGCGCGGGGGCGCGTCGAATGGTCCCTGCTTGGTCGCCACAATGTGGCCAACGGCCTCGCCGCCGTGGCGGCCGCGCGGCATGCGGGCGCGGACGTGGGTGCGGCATGCGCCGCATTGTCGGCTTTCGGCGGTGTGCGACGGCGTCTGGAAGTGCGGGGCACCCCGAACGGCATAACGGTCTATGACGATTTCGCGCACCACCCGACCGCGATCGCCACGACCCTGTCGGGGCTGCGGGCCCGGGTGGGCGGGGCGCGCATTATCGCCGCCCTGGATCTCGCTTCGAATTCGATGCGAATGGGTGTCCATAGCGCCGGTCTGGCGGACGCGCTCGGGGCAGCCGACCGTGTCTATCTGCTGGCCTCGCGCCCGCTGGACTGGGATCCGCGCACCCTGGTGGAGAGCGATTCCGAGCGGGTCTCGATCTTCGAGTCCGCCGCGGCGCTGGCGGCGCGTATCGCCGCGGAGGCTTGTCCCGGTGATCATGTTCTGCTGATGAGCAACTCGGGCTTCGGGGGGCTGCCCGCGGCACTGCCGGAACAACTGGCAGGGCACGCGCGGGAAGGGGCCGATGGAGCCTGA
- the trxA gene encoding thioredoxin, which yields MAVVDLTQDNFEATINDNDIVLLDFWAEWCGPCKQFGPVYEKVAENHPDIVFGKVDIQQEESIAQMFGIRSIPTLAIFREQQLIMLEAGAMPESTLEQAIDTVRNLDMDEVRADLKKRAEEAREQEQANG from the coding sequence ATGGCCGTCGTCGATCTCACGCAGGACAATTTCGAAGCCACCATCAACGACAACGACATCGTACTGCTCGATTTCTGGGCCGAATGGTGTGGCCCCTGCAAACAGTTCGGGCCGGTCTACGAGAAGGTCGCCGAGAACCACCCCGACATCGTGTTCGGCAAGGTCGACATCCAGCAGGAGGAATCGATCGCCCAGATGTTCGGCATCCGCTCGATCCCGACGCTCGCGATCTTCCGTGAACAGCAACTGATCATGCTCGAAGCCGGCGCCATGCCCGAGTCCACCCTCGAACAGGCCATCGACACCGTCCGCAATCTCGACATGGACGAAGTCCGCGCCGACCTGAAGAAGCGCGCCGAGGAAGCCAGGGAGCAGGAGCAGGCGAACGGGTAA
- a CDS encoding ABC transporter ATP-binding protein, giving the protein MPLLKAEGVTCGYGDVEVLTDVSAHIEPGEIVSIIGPNGAGKSTLMKCVFGQIHPWRGSVTFRDTDISHMEPYEIVRLRMCYVPQVANVFTELTVEDNLEMGAYVLSDGGLAERKERIFELFPRLAERRHQPAGKMSGGERQMVAMGSALMLDPELLLLDEPSAGLSPKMVDVIFDRIVRINGEGIAILMVEQNAKASLRMAHRGYVMANGENRIDGPGQDLLNDPEIGRLYLGG; this is encoded by the coding sequence ATGCCGCTGCTGAAGGCTGAAGGCGTCACCTGCGGTTACGGCGACGTCGAGGTGCTCACCGACGTCTCCGCGCACATCGAGCCGGGCGAGATCGTCTCGATCATCGGCCCGAATGGCGCGGGCAAGTCGACCCTGATGAAGTGCGTCTTCGGCCAGATCCATCCGTGGCGGGGCTCGGTCACCTTCCGGGACACCGACATCAGCCACATGGAGCCCTACGAGATCGTCCGGCTCCGCATGTGCTACGTGCCGCAGGTGGCGAACGTGTTCACGGAGCTCACGGTGGAGGACAACCTGGAGATGGGGGCCTACGTGCTCAGCGATGGCGGTCTCGCCGAGCGCAAGGAGCGGATTTTCGAACTGTTCCCGCGCCTGGCCGAACGCCGCCATCAGCCCGCCGGCAAGATGTCCGGTGGCGAGCGCCAGATGGTGGCGATGGGCAGCGCCCTGATGCTGGACCCCGAACTGCTGCTGCTCGATGAGCCCTCCGCGGGGCTCTCGCCGAAGATGGTCGACGTCATCTTCGATCGGATCGTGCGGATCAATGGCGAGGGCATCGCGATCCTGATGGTCGAGCAGAACGCGAAGGCGTCGCTGCGGATGGCCCACCGCGGCTACGTGATGGCGAATGGAGAGAACCGCATCGATGGCCCCGGTCAGGACCTGCTGAACGATCCCGAGATCGGACGACTCTACCTTGGAGGGTGA
- a CDS encoding ABC transporter ATP-binding protein, which translates to MDADRDRDSDSLLEIQGLTKDFGGLRAINGCSLGVRQGTITGLIGPNGAGKTTLFNIITGFIRPDVGRVHFRGRDITNLPPYRIFERGLARTFQIPREHQSMSVLENLMLVPYGQSGEHIWNAWLRPGTVRDQEARNRDKAYEVLEFCDLTHMAQEPAGRMSGGQKKLLELARTLMADPACVLLDEPAAGINRTLMQRLTDNIEYLRRERGITFLVIEHDMDLVMSLCDPVIVMSEGRYLMEGAPEEVRSDQRVLEAYLGGQYAAAEG; encoded by the coding sequence TTGGACGCCGACCGGGACCGCGACAGCGACAGCCTGCTGGAGATTCAGGGCCTGACGAAGGACTTCGGCGGCCTGCGGGCGATCAATGGCTGCTCGCTCGGCGTACGCCAGGGCACCATCACCGGCCTCATCGGCCCGAATGGCGCCGGCAAGACGACGCTGTTCAACATCATCACCGGCTTTATCCGCCCCGATGTTGGCCGCGTTCATTTCCGCGGCCGGGACATCACCAACCTGCCGCCATATCGCATCTTCGAACGCGGGCTTGCCCGTACCTTCCAGATCCCGCGTGAACACCAGAGCATGAGCGTGCTCGAGAACCTGATGCTGGTGCCGTACGGCCAGTCCGGTGAGCACATCTGGAATGCCTGGCTGCGGCCGGGGACCGTGCGTGATCAGGAAGCCCGCAATCGGGACAAGGCCTACGAGGTGCTCGAATTCTGCGACCTGACGCATATGGCGCAGGAACCGGCCGGGCGCATGTCCGGTGGCCAGAAGAAACTGCTCGAGCTCGCCCGGACGCTGATGGCGGACCCGGCCTGTGTACTGCTCGATGAGCCGGCGGCCGGCATCAACCGGACGCTGATGCAGCGCCTGACGGACAATATCGAATACCTGCGCCGTGAGCGCGGGATCACTTTCCTGGTGATCGAGCACGACATGGACCTCGTGATGAGCCTCTGCGACCCGGTCATCGTCATGAGCGAGGGCCGCTATCTCATGGAGGGCGCGCCGGAGGAGGTGCGTAGCGACCAGCGCGTGCTCGAAGCGTACCTGGGTGGTCAATATGCCGCTGCTGAAGGCTGA